In Mastomys coucha isolate ucsf_1 unplaced genomic scaffold, UCSF_Mcou_1 pScaffold5, whole genome shotgun sequence, one genomic interval encodes:
- the Tnfsf12 gene encoding tumor necrosis factor ligand superfamily member 12 isoform X2 has product MPVYFCFHWPLEALILSATAVACPHAPGRRTPLTSCTALRGGWSLITQCPASCPHPPPSGPLPWSLPLPWPDPPTSSPSPSLGSRDGGAVRQAQPPAPMAARRSQRRRGRRGEPGTALLAPLVLSLGLALACLGLLLVVVSLGSWATLSAQEPSQEELTVEDHREPPELNPQTEESQEVVPFLEQLVRPRRSAPKGRKTRPRRAIAAHYEVHPRPGQDGAQAGVDGTVSGWEETKINSSSPLRYDRHIGEFTVLRAGLYYLYCQVHFDEGKAVYLKLDLLVNGVLALRCLEEFSATAASSPGPQLRLCQVSGLLPLRPGSSLRIRTLPWAHLKAAPFLTYFGLFQVH; this is encoded by the exons ATGCCTGTCTACTTCTGCTTTCACTGGCCCTTAGAGGCCTTGATCTTGAGTGCCACTGCGGTCGCCTGCCCGCACGCGCCCGGGCGCAGGACGCCTCTTACTTCTTGCACTGCACTCCGGGGAGGCTGGAGTTTAATCACACAGTGTCCGGCTTCCTGTCCTCATCCGCCCCCCTCCGGCCCGCTTCCctggtccctccctctcccctggcCGGATCCGCCCAccagctccccctccccatccctcggGTCCCGGGATGGGGGGGCGGTGAGGCAGGCACAGCCCCCCGCCCCCATGGCCGCCCGTCGGAGCCAGAGGCGGAGGGGGCGCCGGGGGGAGCCGGGCACCGCCCTGCTGGCCCCGCTGGTGCTGAGCTTGGGCCTGGCGCtggcctgccttggcctcctgctGGTCGTGGTCAGCCTGGGGAGCTGGGCAACGCTGTCTGCCCAG GAGCCTTCTCAGGAGGAGCTGACAGTGGAGGACCACCGGGAGCCCCCT GAACTGAATCCCCAGACAGAAGAAAGCCAGGAAGTGGTACCTTTCTTGGAACAACTAGTCCGGCCTCGAAGAAGTG CTCCTAAAGGCCGGAAGACACGGCCTCGCCGAGCTATTGCAGCCCATTATGAGG TTCATCCTCGGCCAGGACAGGATGGAGCACAGGCAG GTGTGGATGGGACAGTGAGTGGCTGGGAAGAGACCAAAATCAACAGCTCCAGCCCTCTGCGATATGACCGCCACATTGGGGAGTTTACAGTCCTCAGGGCTGGGCTCTACTACCTGTACTGTCAG GTGCACTTTGATGAGGGGAAGGCAGTGTACCTGAAGCTGGACTTGCTGGTGAATGGTGTGCTGGCCCTGCGCTGCCTGGAAGAATTCTCAGCTACAGCGGCAAGCTCTCCCGGGCCCCAGCTCCGTCTGTGCCAGGTGTCTGGGCTGTTGCCGCTGCGGCCAGGGTCTTCCCTTCGGATCCGTACCCTCCCCTGGGCTCATCTTAAGGCTGCCCCCTTCCTTACCTACTTTGGACTCTTTCAAGTTCACTGA
- the Senp3 gene encoding sentrin-specific protease 3 isoform X1: protein MKETIQGTGSWGPEPPGPGTTYSNPRRERLRWPLPPKPRLKSGGGFGPDPGSGTTVPTRRLPAPRPSFDASASEEEEEEEEEDEEEVAAWRLPPRWGQLGPSQRPRALRPSHRKPCSQRRRRAMRAFQMLLYSKSTSLTFHWKLWGRHRGRRRNLAHPKNHLSPQEGGATPQVPSPCCRFDSPRGLPPPRLGLLGALMAEDGMRGSPPVPSGPPMEEDGLRWTPKSPLDPDSGLLSCTLPNGFGGLSGPEGERSLAPPDASILISNVCSIGDHVAQELFQSSELSTAEETDRSGEKAGQHSPLREEHVTCVQSILDEFLQTYGSLIPLSTDEVVEKLEDIFQQEFSTPSRKSLVLQLIQSYQRMPGNAMVRGFRVSYKRHVLTMDDLGTLYGQNWLNDQVMNMYGDLVMDTVPEKVHFFNSFFYDKLRTKGYDGVKRWTKNVDIFNKELLLIPIHLEVHWSLISVDVRRRTITYFDSQRTLNRRCPKHIAKYLQAEAVKKDRLDFRQGWKGYFKMNVARQNNDSDCGAFVLQYCKHLALSQPFSFTQQDMPKLRRQIYKELCHCKLTV, encoded by the exons ATGAAAGAGACTATACAGGGAACCGGGTCTTGGGGGCCTGAGCCTCCGGGACCCGGCACCACTTATTCAAATCCCAGGCGAGAGCGTCTTCGTTGGCCCCTACCCCCTAAGCCCAGGCTCAAGTCCGGTGGAGGTTTTGGGCCAGATCCTGGGTCTGGGACCACAGTGCCAACCAGACGCCTCCCTGCCCCCCGGCCATCTTTTGATGCCTCAGCaagtgaagaagaggaagaggaggaggaggaagatgaggaggaagtaGCAGCTTGGAGGCTACCCCCTAGATGGGGACAACTGGGGCCTTCCCAGCGTCCTCGTGCTCTTCGACCCTCTCATAGAAAACCCTGCTCCCAGCGCCGGCGCCGAGCCATGAGAGCCTTTCAGATGCTGCTCTACTCAAAAAGCACCTCGCTGACATTCCACTGGAAGCTTTGGGGGCGCCACCGAGGCCGGCGGCGGAACCTCGCGCATCCCAAGAACCATCTCTCACCCCAGGAAGGGGGTGCAACGCCACAGGTGCCATCACCCTGCTGTCGTTTTGACTCCCCCCGGGGGCTACCCCCACCCCGGCTGGGTCTGCTAGGTGCTCTCATGGCAGAGGATGGGATGAGAGGGTCTCCACCAGTGCCCTCTGGGCCCCCCATGGAGGAAGATGGACTAAGGTGGACCCCAAAGTCTCCTCTGGACCCTGACTCGG GCCTCCTTTCATGTACTCTACCCAATGGTTTTGGGGGACTGTCTGGTCCTGAAGGGGAGCGCAGCCTGGCACCCCCTGATGCCAGCATACTCATCAGTAATGTGTGCAGCATTGGAGACCACGTGGCTCAGGAACTTTTTCAGAGCTCTGAGTTGAGCACTGCAGAAGAGACAGATCGGTCTGGGGAGAAAGCTGGCCAGCATAGCCCCCTGCGGGAGGAACATGTGACCTGTGTGCAGA GTATCTTAGATGAATTCCTTCAAACCTACGGTAGCCTCATCCCCCTCAGCACTGATGAAGTGGTAGAGAAGCTGGAGGACATTTTCCAGCAGGAGTTCTCTACACCCTCCAG GAAGAGTCTGGTACTACAGCTGATCCAGTCTTATCAGCGAATGCCAGGCAATGCCATGGTAAGGGGCTTCCGGGTATCTTATAAGCGACACGTGCTCACCATGGATGACTTGGGTACCTTATATGGACAGAACTGGCTCAATGACCAG GTGATGAACATGTATGGAGACCTGGTCATGGACACGGTCCCTGAAAAG GTGCATTTCTTCAACAGTTTCTTCTATGATAAACTCCGTACCAAGGGTTATGATGGGGTAAAGAGGTGGACCAAAAAT GTGGACATCTTCAATAAGGAATTACTGCTAATCCCCATCCATCTGGAGGTGCATTGGTCCCTTATCTCAGTTGATGTAAGGCGACGTACCATCACCTATTTTGACTCACAGCGAACTCTAAATCGCCGCTGCCCTAAG CATATTGCCAAGTATCTGCAGGCTGAGGCAGTAAAAAAAGACCGGCTGGACTTCCGTCAGGGCTGGAAAGGATACTTCAAAATG AATGTGGCCCGGCAGAATAATGACAGTGACTGTGGTGCCTTTGTGTTACAG TACTGCAAGCACCTGGCCCTGTCTCAGCCATTCAGCTTCACCCAGCAGGACATGCCCAAACTCCGTCGTCAGATCTACAAGGAACTATGTCACTGCAAACTCACTGTGTGA
- the LOC116079096 gene encoding uncharacterized protein LOC116079096, translating to MCSFAPPLGGVSPAMEQSASRPPPSRNGVALPYLRPLTPEGKWTCPSAVCQLPGLCGKMDPPARRRVGSWCLTRPLLRVRLCPGRQENQHPERPVSSSPTHIPSATKGLAEDPGTPACREWYRQNSPEPSRARPARHREATRPAGSGPRSRLLFSHVMSRPHLAFQYPNFAYATPTGQGLVTNTAPSALARPSFPVSTLVSASAMGFPPPSQDGSSRFDSPATW from the coding sequence ATGTGCTCATTCGCTCCGCCACTCGGCGGCGTCTCCCCCGCCATGGAACAATCCGCATCCCGCCCGCCCCCGTCGAGAAATGGCGTCGCCCTCCCATACCTCAGGCCGCTCACCCCCGAAGGAAAGTGGACCTGCCCATCCGCAGTTTGCCAATTGCCCGGCTTGTGCGGCAAAATGGACCCGCCCGCCCGGCGCCGGGTGGGCTCCTGGTGCCTCACGCGGCCGCTCCTCCGGGTTAGGCTCTGTCCTGGCCGTCAAGAAAACCAGCACCCTGAACGGCCGGTTTCTTCTTCCCCGACCCACATTCCAAGCGCGACGAAGGGACTCGCTGAAGACCCAGGAACCCCTGCTTGCCGCGAGTGGTACCGCCAGAATTCTCCGGAACCCTCGCGCGCACGCCCTGCCCGACATAGGGAGGCAACCAGACCAGCCGGCTCCGGGCCGCGCAGCCGCCTCCTCTTTTCCCACGTTATGTCGCGACCTCATCTTGCCTTTCAGTACCCGAACTTCGCGTACGCCACCCCCACAGGCCAAGGCCTCGTGACGAACACCGCGCCCTCCGCCCTAGCCAGGCCGTCCTTTCCCGTATCCACACTGGTGTCAGCGTCGGCCATGGGATTTCCCCCCCCCTCCCAGGACGGTTCCTCCCGGTTCGATTCTCCCGCAACCTGGTAG
- the LOC116079094 gene encoding tumor necrosis factor ligand superfamily member 13 isoform X2, with protein MPASSPGNMGGSVREPALSVALWLSWGAVLGAVTCAVALLIQQTELQSLRREVSRLQRSGGPSQKRGESPWQSLWEQSPDVLETWKDGVKSRRRRAVLTQKHKKKHSVLHLVPINFTSKDSDVTEVMWQPALRRGRGLEAQGDAVRIRDTGIYLLYSQILFHDVTFTMGQVVSREGQGRRETLFRCIRSMPSDPDRAYNSCYSAGVFHLHQGDIITVKIPRANAKLSLSPHGTFLGFVKL; from the exons ATGCCAGCCTCATCTCCAGGCAACATGGGGGGCTCAGTCAGAGAGCCAGCCCTTTCGGTTGCTCTTTGGTTGAGTTGGGGGGCGGTTCTGGGGGCTGTGACTTGTGCTGTCGCACTACTGATCCAACAAACAGAGCTGCAAAGCCTAAGAAGGGAGGTGAGCCGGCTGCAGCGGAGTGGCGGACCTTCCCAGAAGCGGGGAGAGTCTCCATGGCAGAGCCTCTGGGAACAG AGTCCTGATGTCCTGGAAACCTGGAAGGATGGGGTGAAATCTCGGAGAAGGAGAGCAGTACTCACCCAGAAGCACAAGA AGAAGCACTCGGTCCTGCATCTTGTTCCAATTAACTTTACCTCCAAGG ACTCTGATGTGACAGAGGTGATGTGGCAACCAGCACTTAGGCGTGGGAGAGGCCTGGAGGCCCAAGGAGACGCTGTCCGAATCCGGGACACTGGGATCTATCTGCTGTATAGCCAG ATCCTGTTTCATGATGTGACTTTCACGATGGGTCAGGTGGTATCTCGGGAGGGCCAAGGGAGAAGAGAAACTCTATTTCGATGTATCAGAAGTATGCCTTCTGATCCTGACCGTGCCTACAATAGCTGCTACAGTGCAG gtGTCTTTCATTTACATCAAGGGGATATTATCACTGTCAAAATTCCACGGGCAAACGCAAAACTTAGCCTTTCTCCGCATGGAACATTCCTGGGGTTTGTGAAACTATAA
- the Senp3 gene encoding sentrin-specific protease 3 isoform X2 has translation MKETIQGTGSWGPEPPGPGTTYSNPRRERLRWPLPPKPRLKSGGGFGPDPGSGTTVPTRRLPAPRPSFDASASEEEEEEEEEDEEEVAAWRLPPRWGQLGPSQRPRALRPSHRKPCSQRRRRAMRAFQMLLYSKSTSLTFHWKLWGRHRGRRRNLAHPKNHLSPQEGGATPQVPSPCCRFDSPRGLPPPRLGLLGALMAEDGMRGSPPVPSGPPMEEDGLRWTPKSPLDPDSGLLSCTLPNGFGGLSGPEGERSLAPPDASILISNVCSIGDHVAQELFQSSELSTAEETDRSGEKAGQHSPLREEHVTCVQSILDEFLQTYGSLIPLSTDEVVEKLEDIFQQEFSTPSRKSLVLQLIQSYQRMPGNAMVRGFRVSYKRHVLTMDDLGTLYGQNWLNDQVMNMYGDLVMDTVPEKVHFFNSFFYDKLRTKGYDGVKRWTKNVDIFNKELLLIPIHLEVHWSLISVDVRRRTITYFDSQRTLNRRCPKHIAKYLQAEAVKKDRLDFRQGWKGYFKMNVARQNNDSDCGAFVLQHRS, from the exons ATGAAAGAGACTATACAGGGAACCGGGTCTTGGGGGCCTGAGCCTCCGGGACCCGGCACCACTTATTCAAATCCCAGGCGAGAGCGTCTTCGTTGGCCCCTACCCCCTAAGCCCAGGCTCAAGTCCGGTGGAGGTTTTGGGCCAGATCCTGGGTCTGGGACCACAGTGCCAACCAGACGCCTCCCTGCCCCCCGGCCATCTTTTGATGCCTCAGCaagtgaagaagaggaagaggaggaggaggaagatgaggaggaagtaGCAGCTTGGAGGCTACCCCCTAGATGGGGACAACTGGGGCCTTCCCAGCGTCCTCGTGCTCTTCGACCCTCTCATAGAAAACCCTGCTCCCAGCGCCGGCGCCGAGCCATGAGAGCCTTTCAGATGCTGCTCTACTCAAAAAGCACCTCGCTGACATTCCACTGGAAGCTTTGGGGGCGCCACCGAGGCCGGCGGCGGAACCTCGCGCATCCCAAGAACCATCTCTCACCCCAGGAAGGGGGTGCAACGCCACAGGTGCCATCACCCTGCTGTCGTTTTGACTCCCCCCGGGGGCTACCCCCACCCCGGCTGGGTCTGCTAGGTGCTCTCATGGCAGAGGATGGGATGAGAGGGTCTCCACCAGTGCCCTCTGGGCCCCCCATGGAGGAAGATGGACTAAGGTGGACCCCAAAGTCTCCTCTGGACCCTGACTCGG GCCTCCTTTCATGTACTCTACCCAATGGTTTTGGGGGACTGTCTGGTCCTGAAGGGGAGCGCAGCCTGGCACCCCCTGATGCCAGCATACTCATCAGTAATGTGTGCAGCATTGGAGACCACGTGGCTCAGGAACTTTTTCAGAGCTCTGAGTTGAGCACTGCAGAAGAGACAGATCGGTCTGGGGAGAAAGCTGGCCAGCATAGCCCCCTGCGGGAGGAACATGTGACCTGTGTGCAGA GTATCTTAGATGAATTCCTTCAAACCTACGGTAGCCTCATCCCCCTCAGCACTGATGAAGTGGTAGAGAAGCTGGAGGACATTTTCCAGCAGGAGTTCTCTACACCCTCCAG GAAGAGTCTGGTACTACAGCTGATCCAGTCTTATCAGCGAATGCCAGGCAATGCCATGGTAAGGGGCTTCCGGGTATCTTATAAGCGACACGTGCTCACCATGGATGACTTGGGTACCTTATATGGACAGAACTGGCTCAATGACCAG GTGATGAACATGTATGGAGACCTGGTCATGGACACGGTCCCTGAAAAG GTGCATTTCTTCAACAGTTTCTTCTATGATAAACTCCGTACCAAGGGTTATGATGGGGTAAAGAGGTGGACCAAAAAT GTGGACATCTTCAATAAGGAATTACTGCTAATCCCCATCCATCTGGAGGTGCATTGGTCCCTTATCTCAGTTGATGTAAGGCGACGTACCATCACCTATTTTGACTCACAGCGAACTCTAAATCGCCGCTGCCCTAAG CATATTGCCAAGTATCTGCAGGCTGAGGCAGTAAAAAAAGACCGGCTGGACTTCCGTCAGGGCTGGAAAGGATACTTCAAAATG AATGTGGCCCGGCAGAATAATGACAGTGACTGTGGTGCCTTTGTGTTACAG CACAGGTCCTGA
- the Tnfsf12 gene encoding tumor necrosis factor ligand superfamily member 12 isoform X1, translating to MAARRSQRRRGRRGEPGTALLAPLVLSLGLALACLGLLLVVVSLGSWATLSAQQEPSQEELTVEDHREPPELNPQTEESQEVVPFLEQLVRPRRSAPKGRKTRPRRAIAAHYEVHPRPGQDGAQAGVDGTVSGWEETKINSSSPLRYDRHIGEFTVLRAGLYYLYCQVHFDEGKAVYLKLDLLVNGVLALRCLEEFSATAASSPGPQLRLCQVSGLLPLRPGSSLRIRTLPWAHLKAAPFLTYFGLFQVH from the exons ATGGCCGCCCGTCGGAGCCAGAGGCGGAGGGGGCGCCGGGGGGAGCCGGGCACCGCCCTGCTGGCCCCGCTGGTGCTGAGCTTGGGCCTGGCGCtggcctgccttggcctcctgctGGTCGTGGTCAGCCTGGGGAGCTGGGCAACGCTGTCTGCCCAG CAGGAGCCTTCTCAGGAGGAGCTGACAGTGGAGGACCACCGGGAGCCCCCT GAACTGAATCCCCAGACAGAAGAAAGCCAGGAAGTGGTACCTTTCTTGGAACAACTAGTCCGGCCTCGAAGAAGTG CTCCTAAAGGCCGGAAGACACGGCCTCGCCGAGCTATTGCAGCCCATTATGAGG TTCATCCTCGGCCAGGACAGGATGGAGCACAGGCAG GTGTGGATGGGACAGTGAGTGGCTGGGAAGAGACCAAAATCAACAGCTCCAGCCCTCTGCGATATGACCGCCACATTGGGGAGTTTACAGTCCTCAGGGCTGGGCTCTACTACCTGTACTGTCAG GTGCACTTTGATGAGGGGAAGGCAGTGTACCTGAAGCTGGACTTGCTGGTGAATGGTGTGCTGGCCCTGCGCTGCCTGGAAGAATTCTCAGCTACAGCGGCAAGCTCTCCCGGGCCCCAGCTCCGTCTGTGCCAGGTGTCTGGGCTGTTGCCGCTGCGGCCAGGGTCTTCCCTTCGGATCCGTACCCTCCCCTGGGCTCATCTTAAGGCTGCCCCCTTCCTTACCTACTTTGGACTCTTTCAAGTTCACTGA
- the LOC116079094 gene encoding tumor necrosis factor ligand superfamily member 13 isoform X1 — MPASSPGNMGGSVREPALSVALWLSWGAVLGAVTCAVALLIQQTELQSLRREVSRLQRSGGPSQKRGESPWQSLWEQSPDVLETWKDGVKSRRRRAVLTQKHKKKHSVLHLVPINFTSKADSDVTEVMWQPALRRGRGLEAQGDAVRIRDTGIYLLYSQILFHDVTFTMGQVVSREGQGRRETLFRCIRSMPSDPDRAYNSCYSAGVFHLHQGDIITVKIPRANAKLSLSPHGTFLGFVKL; from the exons ATGCCAGCCTCATCTCCAGGCAACATGGGGGGCTCAGTCAGAGAGCCAGCCCTTTCGGTTGCTCTTTGGTTGAGTTGGGGGGCGGTTCTGGGGGCTGTGACTTGTGCTGTCGCACTACTGATCCAACAAACAGAGCTGCAAAGCCTAAGAAGGGAGGTGAGCCGGCTGCAGCGGAGTGGCGGACCTTCCCAGAAGCGGGGAGAGTCTCCATGGCAGAGCCTCTGGGAACAG AGTCCTGATGTCCTGGAAACCTGGAAGGATGGGGTGAAATCTCGGAGAAGGAGAGCAGTACTCACCCAGAAGCACAAGA AGAAGCACTCGGTCCTGCATCTTGTTCCAATTAACTTTACCTCCAAGG CAGACTCTGATGTGACAGAGGTGATGTGGCAACCAGCACTTAGGCGTGGGAGAGGCCTGGAGGCCCAAGGAGACGCTGTCCGAATCCGGGACACTGGGATCTATCTGCTGTATAGCCAG ATCCTGTTTCATGATGTGACTTTCACGATGGGTCAGGTGGTATCTCGGGAGGGCCAAGGGAGAAGAGAAACTCTATTTCGATGTATCAGAAGTATGCCTTCTGATCCTGACCGTGCCTACAATAGCTGCTACAGTGCAG gtGTCTTTCATTTACATCAAGGGGATATTATCACTGTCAAAATTCCACGGGCAAACGCAAAACTTAGCCTTTCTCCGCATGGAACATTCCTGGGGTTTGTGAAACTATAA